In Candidatus Defluviilinea proxima, a single genomic region encodes these proteins:
- a CDS encoding threonine--tRNA ligase — MSQQVQEKYEESHLYKVRHSAAHVMAQAVLEMFPDGKVTIGPPVENGFYYDFDLPRNLTPEDLEAIEKRMRQIVQGKHEFKKKVVSADEAREIFKDQPYKLELIDGLEKGGLDEYGNPLKEKPEISIYQHDTFTDLCRGPHVESTKEIKQDAFKLMNVAGAYWRGDENNKMLQRVYGTAWESKDQLKEYLHQLEEAKKRDHRKLGKDLEIFIFDDEVGPGLPLWLPNGGIMIEELEKLAKEMEEAAGYSRVRTPNITKEDLFLRSGHLPYYAESMYPPMELEGVKYYIKPMNCPMHHKIFGSKGRSYRDLPVRLAEYGTCYRYEKSGELFGLMRVRSMQMNDAHIYCSEEQFEQEFMGVIELYKKYFELFGIEKYVMRLSLHSKAGLGKKYVDNPELWLKTEDMVRRAMDNGGVPYVEREDEAAFYGPKIDVQIWSAIGREFSLATNQVDFAVPERFDLKFTNKEGADEIPLCIHRAPLSTHERMVGFLIEHYGGNFPVWLSPEQVRVISITDSQNEYAEKIAKQLRENGIRAHADLASQRMNAKIRQAQLMKVPYMIVVGDNEMQAEQVSLRVRDGSQQNNIPLGEFIARAKDRIARRAPEL; from the coding sequence ATGTCGCAACAAGTTCAGGAAAAATACGAAGAGTCCCATCTTTATAAGGTCCGTCATTCGGCGGCGCACGTCATGGCGCAGGCCGTTTTGGAAATGTTCCCCGATGGCAAGGTTACGATCGGGCCTCCCGTCGAGAACGGTTTTTATTATGACTTCGATCTGCCGCGTAATCTCACGCCAGAGGATCTGGAAGCCATCGAAAAACGCATGAGACAGATCGTGCAAGGCAAACATGAGTTCAAGAAGAAGGTCGTGTCTGCCGATGAGGCGCGTGAAATATTCAAGGACCAGCCGTATAAATTGGAATTGATCGATGGACTTGAAAAAGGCGGTTTGGATGAATACGGCAACCCGCTGAAAGAGAAACCTGAAATCTCGATCTACCAACACGATACATTCACGGACTTATGTCGTGGACCTCACGTGGAAAGCACGAAAGAGATCAAGCAAGATGCATTCAAGTTGATGAACGTAGCGGGCGCATATTGGCGCGGTGACGAGAACAATAAGATGCTCCAGCGCGTGTATGGCACGGCATGGGAAAGCAAAGACCAGTTGAAAGAATATTTGCATCAACTGGAAGAAGCCAAGAAGCGCGATCATCGCAAGCTAGGCAAAGACTTGGAGATCTTCATCTTTGACGATGAGGTTGGCCCTGGTTTGCCGTTGTGGCTACCCAACGGCGGGATCATGATCGAAGAGTTGGAGAAGCTGGCCAAGGAAATGGAAGAGGCGGCGGGTTACTCGCGCGTGCGCACGCCGAACATTACGAAGGAAGACTTGTTCCTGCGCTCAGGACATCTTCCCTATTATGCAGAGAGCATGTATCCGCCTATGGAATTGGAGGGCGTGAAGTATTACATCAAGCCGATGAACTGCCCGATGCACCACAAGATCTTCGGTTCAAAGGGACGTTCCTATCGTGACCTGCCTGTCCGCCTTGCAGAATATGGCACGTGCTATCGCTATGAAAAATCAGGCGAGTTGTTCGGCTTGATGCGCGTGCGCTCGATGCAGATGAACGATGCCCACATCTATTGTTCTGAGGAACAATTTGAGCAGGAGTTTATGGGCGTGATCGAGTTATACAAAAAATACTTCGAACTGTTCGGCATCGAGAAGTATGTGATGCGCCTCTCTCTTCACTCCAAAGCTGGTCTCGGCAAAAAGTATGTGGACAACCCTGAGCTTTGGCTCAAGACGGAAGACATGGTGCGCCGAGCAATGGATAATGGTGGCGTGCCGTATGTGGAGCGAGAGGATGAAGCCGCGTTCTACGGTCCAAAAATTGACGTGCAGATCTGGTCTGCCATTGGGCGCGAGTTTTCACTCGCCACGAATCAAGTGGACTTTGCCGTGCCCGAACGCTTTGACTTGAAGTTCACGAACAAGGAAGGCGCTGATGAAATTCCGCTTTGTATTCACCGCGCGCCGCTTTCCACGCATGAACGCATGGTCGGATTCCTGATCGAACATTACGGAGGCAACTTCCCCGTGTGGCTTTCACCGGAGCAGGTACGCGTCATTTCGATCACGGACAGCCAGAATGAATATGCGGAAAAGATCGCAAAACAGCTTCGTGAAAATGGCATCCGTGCACATGCCGACTTGGCGTCACAACGCATGAACGCCAAGATCAGACAGGCACAGTTGATGAAGGTGCCATATATGATCGTGGTCGGTGACAACGAGATGC
- the serC gene encoding 3-phosphoserine/phosphohydroxythreonine transaminase, translated as MTKRVFNFNPGPSGLPLEVLEQAQSELLDFKGTGMSVMEISHRSKEFEAVIQTAEADLRELLGIPANYKIMFLQGGASLQFAMVAMNLRAAGASADYIVTGSWSKTALKESQKLGTARAAANTEKEGFKGLPEKLDLDPKAAYLHFTSNETIHGVEFFAEPTPPAGVPLVCDSSSDFISRPVDVSKYGLIYAGAQKNAGPSGVTVVIARDDMLERTPANLPVMLDYKTLAASGSLHNTPPSFAIYIVGLVFQWAKKMGGLAAIEKINRTKADLVYKAIDNSGGFYRGHAQPEARSLMNIPFRLPSEELEETFAKEAKKANLIGLKGHRSVGGMRASIYNAVTVEGAQALVDFMAEFQRKNG; from the coding sequence ATGACGAAACGTGTTTTCAACTTTAACCCCGGCCCATCCGGCTTGCCACTTGAAGTTCTTGAACAGGCACAATCTGAATTACTCGATTTCAAAGGTACAGGTATGTCTGTAATGGAGATCAGTCACAGGTCCAAGGAATTTGAAGCGGTCATCCAAACCGCAGAAGCAGATCTGCGTGAACTGCTCGGCATCCCTGCCAACTACAAGATCATGTTCCTGCAAGGTGGCGCATCTTTGCAATTTGCCATGGTTGCCATGAATCTGCGCGCCGCTGGTGCATCTGCTGATTACATCGTGACCGGCTCCTGGAGCAAGACCGCTCTTAAAGAATCGCAAAAACTCGGCACTGCGCGCGCCGCTGCCAACACCGAAAAAGAAGGCTTCAAAGGTCTGCCCGAAAAACTTGACCTTGACCCCAAAGCCGCTTACCTGCATTTCACATCCAATGAAACCATTCATGGTGTGGAATTCTTTGCCGAACCAACACCTCCCGCTGGCGTTCCTTTGGTCTGTGATTCATCATCAGATTTCATCAGCCGCCCAGTTGACGTTTCCAAGTACGGCTTGATCTACGCTGGTGCCCAGAAGAATGCTGGTCCATCCGGTGTGACCGTTGTAATTGCCCGCGATGATATGCTCGAACGTACACCGGCCAACCTGCCTGTCATGCTCGATTACAAAACACTCGCGGCAAGCGGCTCCCTGCACAACACCCCGCCCTCCTTCGCTATCTACATTGTTGGTCTAGTCTTCCAATGGGCAAAGAAGATGGGTGGTCTGGCCGCCATTGAAAAGATCAACCGCACCAAAGCGGATCTGGTCTACAAAGCCATTGATAACAGTGGCGGTTTCTATCGTGGACACGCTCAGCCCGAGGCCCGCTCTCTTATGAACATTCCCTTCCGCCTCCCCAGCGAAGAACTCGAAGAGACTTTCGCGAAGGAAGCCAAAAAAGCAAATTTGATCGGTCTCAAGGGACATCGTTCCGTGGGTGGCATGCGTGCATCCATCTACAATGCAGTAACGGTCGAAGGTGCACAAGCGCTGGTAGACTTCATGGCTGAGTTTCAAAGAAAGAACGGCTAA
- a CDS encoding GNAT family N-acetyltransferase, with protein sequence MKIHQAVSTDSLLLSTLSMEVQRLHAEHHPDIFKIPRTDDFAVQFFDTMLADPLVRIFIAEEDGKALGCVLCKLIEREENPFTVAMRYLLVDQISVQPEAHGKGVGKALIAQVEHLAKEWNVVRIQLDSWGFNLHAHEFFEKNGFVKFNHRFWKSL encoded by the coding sequence ATGAAAATTCACCAAGCTGTTTCAACCGATAGTTTACTTTTGTCCACGCTGAGCATGGAGGTACAACGCCTTCACGCTGAACATCATCCCGATATTTTTAAAATACCGCGAACTGATGATTTTGCCGTTCAGTTTTTCGATACAATGCTTGCTGATCCGCTGGTAAGGATCTTTATCGCCGAAGAAGATGGGAAGGCTCTTGGGTGTGTGTTGTGTAAATTGATCGAGCGGGAGGAGAATCCGTTCACAGTGGCGATGCGCTATCTTTTGGTGGACCAGATCTCAGTCCAGCCTGAGGCGCATGGAAAGGGTGTTGGGAAAGCATTGATTGCACAAGTCGAGCATCTGGCCAAAGAATGGAATGTGGTTCGCATCCAGCTTGACTCTTGGGGCTTCAATCTTCATGCGCATGAGTTTTTCGAAAAAAACGGATTTGTGAAATTCAATCACCGTTTTTGGAAGAGCTTGTAA